A stretch of DNA from Hydrogenispora ethanolica:
AAATGTTCGGCCAAAGCCGAACATTTTTAACTTGCCGTTCTCTTTTTTTATTTTCTCTGGTTAGCCTTTAGATAGACTTTGCGGTCTTCCATGACTTGGCGTCCGCCCATGTTCATATACTCCTGAACCAGGGCATCGTAAATGCGATCGAATTCGGAAGGTTTTACAGTTAGGGATTTGACGAATATCTCAGCGCCTTTTCCGTACAGCGTGTTTTTTAATTTAGCCTCGGAGTCAATCGGGAATACCGGATAAACATATTTATCACCGGTGATGGACATCTTGTAAGATTCTATACTCTCTTTTTCATAACCGGGGTTTCCGAAAGCCCACGCTTTGATATTCTTTTCCGGATCGCCGAAATCCTTGCCATTGACGATAATGGCGATATCATCGGTTAATCTCTTTTCTCCGTCAACCAGGAGTTTGATGGGAACACCTTCCCGATATTCTTTATAATGGATTCCTTTTTGCCCATTCACCAGGAAATCACGGACTTCGGGCTTAGCCATCCAATTCAAGTATTTGATAGCCTCGACCGCTCTCTTGCTGGATTTGGGAACCATGATGTAAAAACCCTTCTGATCATATATCCGCTTTAAACGTTTTCCCTGGCTGTTTACAAAAGGATCGCAGGGAACCAGTTGGGCGCCTGGAACATTTTTCTTCAGTTCCGTGCTTAAGCCGGGATTTATCCGGTAAGGTTGATCGTTAACACCGATAAAAAAACCGACCCTGCCCTGCTGAATGTCACGGTACCATTTTTGCGCGTCGCGGTCCAGCGCGAATTCCGGACTGATCAATCCCTCATTATACATCTTGTTCATCAGCCGCATGGCATCTTTGACTCCGGGCATCAACCACTCCGGCAAACACTGGGACTGTTCGTAAGTCATCTTCCCTTTGAAAGAGTCCACCAAAAGCTGGCAATACCAAAGAATATTCTGCGAATCGGTCAGCATGCCGTAGGGAATTACTTGATCACCCAGCCCCCCGGGATCTTTTTCTTTAAAAGCTTTCATGGTATTATACCATTCCTGGGTGGTCTTCGGCATCGGCATGCCCAATTTATCCAGCCAGTCCTTACGAATAAACCCGTTAATGGCGCCATACAAAATTCGCTTTGCCGGAATGGTATACTGGGCGCCGTTGAAGACTCCCCGGTCCAGGACTTCTTTGCCCAAATATTTTTTCAGATTTCTGCCGTACTTGTTCAGGGGTTTACCCAAATCCGTCAAACCGCCGTACCGCACGTAGTTGTATACCGTCGGCAAGTCATAAGTGAACACGATATCCGGGGCATCGTTGGATGCCATTAAAACGTTTAGCCTGTCGATCTCCTGCAGCCGCACAACCGGAACAAACTTCACGTTGATGTTATTGGGTTTGCCGAAATGCTCCTGGATCCACTTGGTCCAAAAATTATTATCCGCCTGATAACCGGGTAAAGCGCGGTCGAAAACCTCAACTTTCAA
This window harbors:
- a CDS encoding extracellular solute-binding protein gives rise to the protein MKKAWARITGLILLAVMLISVQITFVAAKNSPVELKVEVFDRALPGYQADNNFWTKWIQEHFGKPNNINVKFVPVVRLQEIDRLNVLMASNDAPDIVFTYDLPTVYNYVRYGGLTDLGKPLNKYGRNLKKYLGKEVLDRGVFNGAQYTIPAKRILYGAINGFIRKDWLDKLGMPMPKTTQEWYNTMKAFKEKDPGGLGDQVIPYGMLTDSQNILWYCQLLVDSFKGKMTYEQSQCLPEWLMPGVKDAMRLMNKMYNEGLISPEFALDRDAQKWYRDIQQGRVGFFIGVNDQPYRINPGLSTELKKNVPGAQLVPCDPFVNSQGKRLKRIYDQKGFYIMVPKSSKRAVEAIKYLNWMAKPEVRDFLVNGQKGIHYKEYREGVPIKLLVDGEKRLTDDIAIIVNGKDFGDPEKNIKAWAFGNPGYEKESIESYKMSITGDKYVYPVFPIDSEAKLKNTLYGKGAEIFVKSLTVKPSEFDRIYDALVQEYMNMGGRQVMEDRKVYLKANQRK